The following proteins are encoded in a genomic region of Spirosoma sp. SC4-14:
- a CDS encoding rhodanese-like domain-containing protein, whose translation MKQFWILWGAILTTSFSGWAQTNSRAYKTMLEAMYKKTVPLVSVAELKKMPDAVLLDTRSKAEFDVSHLPLAHWVGYDDFDLKRVQSIPKTANVVVYCSVGYRSERIGEKLLAAGYQHVHNLYGSLFEWVNQGNPVVNNQGKPTERVHAYSRLWGVWLKRGEKVYE comes from the coding sequence ATGAAGCAGTTCTGGATTCTTTGGGGAGCAATTCTGACAACGTCTTTTTCTGGGTGGGCGCAAACAAACAGCAGAGCCTATAAAACAATGCTCGAAGCAATGTATAAGAAAACGGTGCCGTTGGTAAGTGTAGCCGAATTAAAGAAAATGCCGGATGCCGTTTTGCTGGATACCCGCAGTAAGGCCGAATTTGATGTGAGTCATCTGCCCCTGGCGCATTGGGTTGGTTACGACGACTTTGATCTGAAGCGGGTTCAGAGTATTCCTAAAACGGCAAATGTGGTAGTATACTGTTCGGTAGGTTACCGAAGCGAACGAATAGGAGAGAAACTATTGGCGGCTGGTTATCAGCACGTTCATAATTTATATGGTAGCCTCTTCGAATGGGTTAATCAGGGAAACCCTGTTGTCAATAATCAGGGAAAACCTACTGAGCGCGTTCATGCATATTCAAGACTATGGGGTGTCTGGCTCAAACGCGGAGAAAAAGTCTACGAATAA
- a CDS encoding T9SS type A sorting domain-containing protein has protein sequence MKKTVILLRRFVPALFVVVSVGGIAMAQKASSSPKNEEVNVHIIERNGSEVREIERTYHVNGLTDPERDRLVMKLVDSLKAARKDRGGKRQLTIIVDDNNGERIVKRERPTPRLKKTPGDLYVQRGKLPRLQNDPWNWDGQTWRYEFRRGADSLADQLNRFRYQMPRDWDRQLIRPFEDWSRNFNAKPSTIRGLDAFPNNPDHNQLNIRFTAPAKGDISIVVTNTKGKEVARQEVKDFSGEFVGQVDLGKNAPGTYFITVTQHEDGAVKRVVIE, from the coding sequence ATGAAAAAAACAGTAATTCTGCTTCGTCGGTTCGTTCCGGCGCTGTTTGTGGTTGTCAGTGTCGGTGGAATCGCTATGGCCCAGAAAGCCAGTTCATCGCCTAAAAACGAAGAAGTCAACGTTCACATTATTGAACGCAATGGCAGCGAGGTCCGTGAAATAGAACGAACCTACCATGTGAATGGTTTAACTGATCCCGAGCGCGACCGGTTAGTGATGAAGCTTGTCGATTCGCTCAAAGCTGCCCGAAAAGACAGAGGAGGAAAACGACAATTAACCATTATTGTTGATGATAATAATGGCGAACGGATCGTGAAACGCGAACGTCCAACCCCACGACTTAAGAAAACGCCGGGCGATCTATATGTACAACGGGGTAAACTTCCCCGTCTGCAAAACGACCCCTGGAATTGGGATGGCCAAACCTGGCGCTATGAGTTTCGGCGGGGAGCCGATTCGCTGGCCGATCAGCTTAACCGGTTTCGCTATCAAATGCCCCGCGACTGGGACCGTCAGTTGATTCGCCCGTTCGAAGACTGGTCGCGCAATTTTAACGCCAAGCCATCAACCATTCGCGGGCTGGATGCTTTTCCGAATAACCCCGACCATAATCAACTGAATATTCGTTTTACGGCGCCCGCCAAAGGTGACATTAGCATTGTGGTTACCAACACAAAAGGGAAAGAAGTGGCCAGGCAGGAAGTCAAAGATTTCTCTGGGGAATTTGTAGGTCAGGTCGATTTAGGGAAAAACGCACCGGGCACTTACTTCATCACCGTTACACAGCATGAAGATGGTGCTGTTAAACGGGTTGTGATTGAGTAA